A genomic region of Nostoc sp. UHCC 0702 contains the following coding sequences:
- a CDS encoding YcaO-like family protein, producing the protein MNAAIALPRWRDLVSPHTGIIRAIDRFNKPYTEFDLPVLWQAELANFQLRKQQDDLRYGVGRGMTDEQAIFGAVGEAVERYCGGIVDERQIIVSSYEELSDAYGGQSDRAVHPPTFFSFSDKQYSDSSFPFPAFDPATQTSWMPALSLASNQQILVPAFLVYLDSDSDLAGDYILPVTSNGMASGPTLEFAAYSGLCELVERDAFIITWLNRLPARRIYFTHRPGIETEIARHYARFGIELVAFDFTTDIKVPVVMAMLIDRSGKSPAVATGLGCHLDGVTAFRKAIFEVCQARFGDIERMAAGAGANLNQYNDVQNLDDHSAFFYNTVRLGELDFLFDHDQSLKVEDLPTYESLAEVEKLQSIVARLHSVGAEPYLVEITTPDIASLGFRVVRTLASELVPIYFGYGQEPLGTRRLFEVPQRLGYGGLRTESDLNPCPHPMA; encoded by the coding sequence GTGAATGCAGCGATCGCACTTCCACGCTGGCGCGATTTAGTTAGCCCCCATACTGGAATTATCCGAGCCATCGATAGGTTCAATAAGCCTTATACGGAGTTCGATCTGCCAGTTTTGTGGCAGGCTGAATTAGCAAATTTCCAGCTTCGTAAACAGCAGGATGATTTACGTTACGGCGTAGGCAGGGGGATGACTGATGAACAAGCGATTTTCGGTGCTGTTGGCGAAGCTGTAGAGCGTTACTGCGGGGGTATTGTTGATGAGCGGCAAATAATTGTCAGTAGCTACGAAGAATTAAGCGATGCCTACGGCGGGCAAAGCGATCGCGCTGTCCATCCTCCTACTTTTTTCTCGTTTTCTGACAAACAATACTCTGATTCAAGTTTTCCTTTTCCAGCTTTCGATCCGGCAACGCAGACTTCATGGATGCCTGCCCTTTCCCTGGCAAGCAACCAACAGATTTTAGTCCCAGCGTTCTTGGTTTATTTGGACTCGGATAGCGACCTAGCAGGGGATTATATTTTACCTGTGACTTCTAATGGTATGGCTAGTGGCCCAACTCTGGAATTTGCTGCCTACAGTGGTTTGTGTGAGTTGGTTGAGCGTGATGCTTTCATCATTACATGGTTAAATCGCCTACCTGCTCGGCGCATCTATTTTACTCACCGACCAGGAATTGAAACCGAAATTGCACGCCACTACGCCAGATTTGGCATTGAGCTAGTTGCCTTTGATTTCACCACTGATATTAAAGTCCCGGTTGTGATGGCAATGTTAATTGACCGTTCCGGCAAAAGTCCAGCGGTTGCCACTGGTTTGGGATGCCATCTTGATGGGGTAACAGCTTTTCGCAAGGCGATTTTTGAAGTTTGTCAAGCCCGCTTTGGTGACATAGAACGCATGGCTGCTGGCGCTGGGGCTAATCTCAATCAATATAATGATGTTCAGAATTTGGACGATCACAGCGCTTTTTTCTACAACACAGTTCGCCTGGGCGAGTTGGATTTCTTGTTTGACCATGACCAAAGTCTAAAAGTCGAAGATTTACCAACTTACGAGTCATTAGCAGAAGTAGAGAAATTGCAATCAATAGTTGCAAGGTTGCATTCAGTGGGTGCTGAACCTTATTTAGTGGAGATTACAACCCCTGACATCGCGTCGCTTGGTTTCCGAGTAGTGCGGACTTTGGCAAGTGAACTAGTTCCTATATATTTTGGCTATGGACAAGAGCCATTGGGTACTCGGCGGTTATTTGAGGTACCACAAAGGTTGGGTTACGGTGGTTTACGTACTGAAAGTGACCTAAATCCCTGCCCACATCCTATGGCTTAA
- a CDS encoding TOMM precursor leader peptide-binding protein, with protein sequence MKLNNDQRLRLLEHVVIHVMPSDCNGEETMIFNTTRRTLTVKGQALHDVQNIVLPLLDGSRTIAEIRAAIGEKLTDSSLNQCLEFLMDNRLVAEYLEDTVDLDSRGYLLPQISLYHELGFQQKDVQQHLANARIAVFGLAGSGLVAATNLASAGIGFLRLCDDGCTLASDSVMSGWVSNKIGAFPAVEAARQIEAIAGVTQTEIITDPLNDDATVNAMLEDVDLVIVATDAVSVNLAYRLNRLCLLMQRPLLPGGAHGVQGTVGPLVFSIDGPCYLCYRMRSMACAKLPEAELAIEQFLNRERRSQPRLRENLPIGHMLVGSYLALEAIKMLLGLPIATDGKLLHLDLLGTKLTHNVVLKKPGCPHCSRQERTQ encoded by the coding sequence ATGAAATTAAACAATGATCAGCGCCTGCGTCTATTAGAACACGTCGTCATTCACGTTATGCCCTCAGATTGTAATGGCGAAGAAACTATGATATTCAATACGACGCGGCGAACGCTGACGGTGAAAGGTCAAGCACTACATGATGTGCAAAATATTGTTTTACCTTTACTAGACGGCTCCCGAACAATAGCAGAAATCCGGGCTGCCATTGGGGAAAAATTGACAGATTCTTCACTCAATCAATGTTTAGAGTTTTTGATGGATAATCGCTTAGTAGCAGAGTATTTAGAGGATACAGTTGATTTAGATAGTCGTGGTTATTTACTTCCTCAAATCAGCCTTTATCATGAGCTAGGTTTTCAGCAAAAAGATGTCCAGCAGCATTTAGCCAACGCTAGGATTGCTGTTTTCGGACTCGCTGGTTCGGGGCTGGTAGCAGCAACAAATTTGGCTAGCGCTGGTATCGGATTTCTGCGCCTGTGCGATGATGGCTGCACACTTGCGTCAGATTCCGTGATGTCGGGCTGGGTATCTAATAAAATCGGTGCTTTTCCAGCTGTGGAAGCGGCTCGACAAATCGAAGCGATCGCAGGAGTAACCCAAACTGAGATTATCACAGATCCTCTCAATGACGACGCAACAGTCAATGCAATGCTAGAGGATGTTGACCTCGTGATTGTCGCAACTGATGCAGTATCAGTAAATCTAGCCTATCGCCTCAACAGACTATGCCTGTTGATGCAGCGCCCATTGCTACCAGGCGGCGCTCATGGTGTTCAGGGAACTGTCGGGCCGCTAGTCTTTTCTATTGATGGCCCTTGTTATCTGTGCTATCGGATGCGGTCTATGGCCTGTGCCAAGCTTCCAGAGGCGGAATTGGCAATTGAACAGTTTCTCAACCGAGAACGCCGTTCTCAACCACGGCTGCGAGAAAATTTGCCCATAGGCCATATGTTGGTTGGTAGTTACCTAGCTCTTGAGGCAATTAAGATGTTGCTCGGTCTGCCTATTGCTACTGATGGGAAATTACTGCATTTAGACTTGCTCGGCACAAAACTAACTCACAACGTTGTGCTGAAAAAACCTGGTTGCCCCCATTGTTCAAGACAGGAGAGAACACAGTGA
- a CDS encoding AAA family ATPase — translation MSTKKVHSDRQVFILEKNNEFIKLFKEFIKSYPYTPDGLRHQKVYHEQRQRARENFQAIVFANESGEDITEVVLLQLLPYALTANNSQRNVWIHHALAIDKDMKKRFEDTLWAKSEDWPNIAQAIFNFVSKCNQNPTELGEACKNFSKLPYTKGLQTGRLTPILNALRPDNFLLINNKSRKVINYFTGKSYSQKLIDYPAVNATGQKLIQELAPDMRQTGVPSMRDDDLFDMFCHWLVAVKKYDFSGNKASSMDEFSEFPFDIETIEMQPEYSLTQCAFDTGIAEETLLNWLTAIERKKQAIFYGPPGTGKTYIAKKLAKYLTGGSDGFVDIVQFHPAYTYEDFIQGIRPQRIDGELDYPLVNGRFLNFCEEACRRQNICVLIIDEINRANVARVFGELMYLLEYRDEKMLLAAGEVFSIPNNVRIIGTMNTADRSIALVDHAIRRRFAFIPLYPNYEILHQYHSDTDFPVEKLIKTLMKLNQAIGNPHNEVGISFFLLGNLADQIDSVWQLEIEPYLEEYFFDQPSKVDQFRWKEVKKQIYP, via the coding sequence ATGAGTACAAAAAAAGTACATAGTGACCGACAGGTTTTTATTTTAGAGAAGAATAACGAATTTATCAAGTTATTTAAAGAATTTATCAAGTCTTATCCTTACACCCCTGATGGGCTGCGTCATCAGAAGGTCTACCACGAGCAGCGTCAAAGAGCAAGGGAGAATTTTCAAGCAATTGTCTTTGCTAATGAGTCTGGAGAAGATATAACCGAGGTAGTCCTGCTACAGCTTCTCCCCTATGCTCTAACAGCTAACAACAGTCAAAGAAACGTCTGGATACATCATGCCCTAGCGATCGACAAAGATATGAAGAAGAGGTTTGAAGATACACTTTGGGCAAAATCAGAAGACTGGCCAAATATAGCTCAAGCTATTTTTAATTTCGTTAGTAAATGTAATCAAAACCCTACTGAGTTGGGAGAAGCTTGTAAGAATTTCTCAAAATTACCTTATACCAAAGGCTTACAAACAGGAAGGCTCACACCTATTTTGAATGCACTCCGACCAGATAACTTTTTACTAATTAATAATAAATCACGAAAAGTTATTAATTATTTTACAGGGAAATCTTATAGTCAGAAGCTAATAGATTATCCAGCAGTTAACGCAACAGGACAAAAATTAATTCAAGAATTAGCTCCTGATATGCGTCAGACTGGTGTACCATCTATGCGAGACGATGACTTATTCGATATGTTCTGTCATTGGCTGGTTGCTGTTAAAAAATATGATTTTTCGGGAAATAAAGCTTCGTCAATGGATGAGTTTAGCGAATTCCCTTTTGATATTGAAACAATAGAAATGCAACCAGAATATTCCCTCACTCAATGTGCATTTGATACTGGAATTGCAGAGGAGACGCTTTTAAATTGGTTAACGGCAATAGAGCGTAAAAAGCAGGCAATCTTTTATGGGCCTCCAGGCACAGGTAAAACATATATTGCCAAAAAACTGGCTAAATATCTGACTGGTGGCAGTGATGGTTTTGTGGATATTGTCCAGTTCCACCCAGCCTATACTTATGAAGACTTCATACAAGGCATTCGCCCACAACGGATAGATGGAGAACTAGATTATCCACTGGTTAATGGACGGTTTCTTAATTTTTGTGAAGAGGCATGTCGTCGTCAGAATATATGCGTACTGATTATAGATGAAATCAACCGTGCCAATGTTGCCCGCGTCTTTGGTGAGTTGATGTATCTGTTGGAGTATCGTGACGAAAAAATGCTTTTGGCAGCAGGTGAGGTGTTCAGCATTCCCAACAATGTACGAATTATTGGCACAATGAACACAGCAGATCGCTCAATTGCATTAGTGGATCATGCCATCCGTCGCCGCTTTGCCTTTATTCCTCTGTACCCAAACTATGAGATTCTCCACCAATATCACTCAGATACTGATTTTCCAGTAGAAAAGTTGATTAAAACGCTGATGAAGTTGAACCAGGCAATTGGTAATCCTCACAACGAAGTGGGTATTAGCTTCTTTCTTTTAGGCAACTTAGCTGACCAGATTGACAGTGTTTGGCAATTGGAGATTGAGCCGTATTTGGAAGAATATTTTTTTGACCAACCCAGTAAAGTAGATCAGTTTCGCTGGAAAGAAGTCAAGAAGCAAATTTACCCATGA
- a CDS encoding GNAT family N-acetyltransferase: protein MKTDAQYKIEAIDNHSPHLATVIKLGRANSKTLGYFPKGAFEEHAALRHILVALDSEGGCVGYLLYQYSQEWFKITHLCTHPSCRDKGVAKQLVNHLKPITKSSRGIKLKCRRDYNLQGMWSRFGFIATCDVEAKAKNKKLTVWVLEHNPLPLFSTMIQQQLESKLCAMIAPDIFLDLYTEKNNESIDSEEENILLADWVQTELNLCINDEIFNQINRIDNSRERESQHHFAESFTCLPCDNQRLEENLNLFQELIIKHKFVIHEYNLRYIARSITSESHVFLSRNKELLDLADIIYENFKLSVIHPEELINRLDELRNKPDYQPVRFSGTTLEQIQVKRGQEDFLSNYFYNSKLGENKTEFQQKLRRYLAGHDKFECVLLRESDNKPLALIVYGKQKKHELEIPIIRVGNHNLSSTLARHIIFKSILKSASEQRYFTRITDDYSENTVMEAIQEDAFVKGKNGWLKANLSVVKTFSELSQYLTNLADNFGDEYNFIQELANNINNENILINAQSSVDIERFIFPAKITDSEITTFIIPIQPRWASYLFFDEHLGNQMLALPGFGSKPELAFNREAVYYRAIKNSRGLNAPCRILWYVSQTQNEGKGKGFQDVGYIGACSYVDEVVIGKSKELYRRFQRLGVYHERNVEDIGKDKNGDIMAIRFSDTELFKNRVYFQELQQVIKKNNLSLPSPYKITNELFIKLYNLGIR, encoded by the coding sequence GTGAAAACTGACGCACAGTACAAAATTGAAGCGATAGATAATCATTCCCCACACCTAGCAACAGTCATAAAATTGGGGCGAGCTAACTCAAAAACACTTGGTTACTTTCCCAAAGGAGCATTTGAGGAGCATGCAGCGCTTCGTCACATCCTTGTAGCACTTGATTCTGAAGGTGGCTGTGTTGGGTATTTATTATATCAATATTCACAGGAATGGTTCAAGATCACTCATCTGTGTACCCATCCTTCATGTCGGGATAAGGGAGTAGCCAAACAACTTGTAAATCACCTCAAACCAATAACAAAATCTTCTCGCGGAATTAAGCTAAAGTGCCGTCGGGATTATAATCTACAAGGAATGTGGTCGAGGTTTGGTTTTATTGCTACCTGCGATGTAGAAGCCAAGGCTAAAAATAAGAAACTTACTGTTTGGGTGTTAGAACACAATCCTCTTCCTCTATTTTCTACAATGATTCAGCAGCAACTTGAGTCTAAGTTGTGTGCAATGATTGCTCCTGATATTTTCTTGGACTTATATACAGAGAAAAATAATGAGAGTATTGATAGTGAAGAGGAAAATATATTACTAGCTGATTGGGTGCAGACGGAATTAAATTTGTGCATTAATGATGAAATATTTAATCAAATTAACCGAATTGATAACAGTCGAGAGAGGGAGAGTCAGCATCATTTTGCAGAATCTTTTACTTGCTTACCTTGCGATAATCAGAGATTAGAGGAGAATCTAAATCTTTTTCAAGAACTAATTATTAAACATAAGTTTGTAATTCATGAATATAATTTACGTTATATTGCTAGAAGTATCACATCCGAATCCCATGTATTTTTAAGTAGAAATAAGGAATTGTTGGATTTAGCAGATATAATCTATGAAAATTTTAAGTTGTCTGTTATTCACCCTGAAGAACTTATAAATCGGCTAGATGAACTTCGGAATAAACCTGACTACCAACCTGTACGTTTTTCTGGTACAACCTTAGAACAAATACAGGTAAAAAGGGGACAAGAAGACTTTTTATCTAATTATTTTTATAACTCTAAACTAGGAGAAAACAAAACAGAATTTCAGCAAAAATTACGAAGATATTTGGCTGGACATGACAAATTTGAATGTGTTCTCCTAAGAGAGTCAGATAATAAACCGCTTGCTTTAATTGTCTATGGAAAGCAGAAAAAACATGAGCTAGAAATTCCAATCATTCGAGTTGGTAATCATAATCTTTCGTCTACACTTGCACGCCATATAATTTTTAAATCTATATTAAAATCTGCTAGTGAGCAACGATATTTTACAAGAATAACTGACGATTATTCAGAGAATACTGTTATGGAAGCTATTCAAGAAGATGCCTTTGTTAAAGGTAAAAATGGATGGTTAAAAGCAAATTTATCGGTGGTGAAAACTTTTTCAGAATTATCACAATACCTGACTAATTTAGCCGATAATTTTGGAGATGAATATAATTTTATTCAGGAGCTAGCTAATAATATTAATAACGAAAATATACTTATAAATGCTCAATCGTCAGTAGATATTGAACGATTTATTTTCCCTGCAAAAATTACTGATTCTGAAATCACTACCTTTATTATCCCTATTCAACCTAGATGGGCTTCATATTTATTTTTTGATGAACATTTAGGGAACCAAATGCTTGCTTTACCTGGATTTGGCTCTAAACCGGAATTAGCATTTAATCGTGAAGCAGTTTACTATAGAGCCATAAAAAACTCTAGAGGTTTAAATGCTCCTTGTCGAATTCTTTGGTATGTGAGTCAAACTCAAAATGAAGGTAAAGGTAAAGGTTTTCAGGATGTCGGTTATATTGGTGCTTGTTCTTATGTAGATGAAGTAGTCATAGGTAAATCTAAAGAACTTTATCGACGTTTTCAAAGATTAGGAGTCTATCATGAAAGAAATGTTGAGGACATAGGGAAAGATAAAAATGGTGATATTATGGCAATTCGATTTAGTGATACAGAATTATTTAAAAATCGTGTATATTTTCAAGAATTACAGCAAGTTATCAAGAAAAATAATTTGTCACTTCCCTCACCCTATAAAATTACTAACGAGTTATTTATAAAGTTGTATAATTTAGGAATCAGGTAA
- a CDS encoding restriction endonuclease subunit R, producing MTLTIQAKDINLRYLIENFGVELVFDANFFSEWQENLPELTVLDRQLLDKVKTGYFNLLNYPPLLENVVRMAIVDPILFIGDFYIAPLYIKAEEPVEIINEDEGVIIKGKINTLVLKDQFWVMVIESKQAEYSIERGLAQILVYMLANPHPDQPCFGMITTGGEFIFVKLVKVNPPRYALSKGFLIRNPGNELYDVLRIFKRLTQLVIA from the coding sequence ATGACATTGACAATTCAAGCAAAAGATATCAATCTACGTTACCTGATTGAAAATTTTGGAGTTGAGTTAGTTTTTGATGCTAATTTCTTCAGTGAATGGCAAGAAAATTTACCAGAACTCACAGTTTTAGACAGACAGCTTTTAGATAAGGTTAAAACAGGTTATTTCAATTTGCTAAATTATCCACCTTTATTAGAGAATGTGGTGAGAATGGCAATTGTAGACCCCATACTTTTTATTGGTGATTTTTATATTGCTCCTTTATATATTAAGGCAGAAGAACCAGTAGAAATTATCAATGAAGATGAAGGGGTAATCATTAAGGGAAAAATTAATACCTTAGTATTAAAAGACCAATTTTGGGTAATGGTGATAGAGTCAAAGCAGGCGGAGTATTCAATTGAAAGAGGACTAGCACAAATTTTAGTTTATATGTTAGCTAATCCTCATCCAGATCAACCCTGCTTTGGCATGATTACAACTGGTGGTGAATTTATTTTTGTCAAATTAGTAAAAGTAAATCCACCGCGTTATGCTTTATCAAAAGGCTTTTTAATCCGCAACCCTGGAAATGAGCTATACGATGTGTTACGTATTTTCAAACGGTTGACTCAGTTGGTGATAGCTTAA
- a CDS encoding ABC transporter ATP-binding protein gives MGDLRFWFEDYTRALFRSLPLLWTAAPKEMVFLIAVTLLQGFLPGISVWITKLVVDAVATALTSGRELSYSILAPLVAGWVGALLLESLLYPWVFALQGNLNDKLTAHISLLLMRKADTFSDLSRFEDSQFYDELQLLTEQVSYKPLNLLENLVELGRSFVTLIVIVGLLVPLAFWIPLVITIATIPQIVVSSQYGKAIWQTLFENSPQARRMDYYTSVMLTDTYAKEIRLFQLGSFFMERYLQAFQSLHQSMRHLRGKQAFWSSSLAILSASGNGFSFYWVVQKAFRGEFSPGSVLLFVQSLTYFQNNLERFVGHWVDLFENILYMQQFFNFLDSSSPMPLSIPGEKIPTPIRSGITFEKVDFSYPDGRLALKDISVTLYPGQTVAIVGENGAGKTTLVKLLTRLYDPTIGRIRVDGIDLRNLNLEQWRQQIAGVFQDFGHYALTLGENIALGNLAALERRDILRYAIEKADIVKLVDHFPTREDTPLGKQFGGTELSGGQWQKLALARAFVRQEAQLLLLDEPTAALDPRSEYDLYLRFIELAEGKTTILITHRLASVRMADRILVLKSGHLIEDGTHQELLQRGGEYTALWTMQAQQYGISE, from the coding sequence ATGGGCGATTTAAGATTTTGGTTTGAAGACTACACTAGAGCTTTATTTCGTTCTCTGCCCTTATTATGGACAGCAGCGCCTAAGGAAATGGTCTTTCTGATTGCTGTCACTTTATTACAGGGTTTTCTTCCTGGTATAAGTGTTTGGATTACCAAGTTAGTGGTAGATGCTGTTGCTACAGCCTTAACATCTGGTAGAGAATTAAGCTATTCAATTCTTGCTCCTTTGGTAGCAGGATGGGTTGGAGCTTTGCTACTAGAATCGCTGCTGTATCCTTGGGTATTTGCACTTCAGGGAAATCTCAATGACAAGTTAACAGCTCACATTAGCTTATTGTTAATGCGGAAAGCTGATACTTTTTCAGACCTGAGCCGTTTTGAAGATTCTCAGTTCTATGATGAGCTACAGCTTCTCACTGAACAAGTCAGCTATAAGCCGTTGAATTTACTAGAGAATTTGGTTGAATTAGGTCGATCTTTTGTGACTTTGATTGTGATAGTCGGGCTATTAGTTCCCCTAGCTTTTTGGATACCACTGGTGATTACGATCGCAACTATACCCCAGATAGTGGTGTCTTCCCAGTATGGAAAAGCTATTTGGCAAACTTTATTTGAGAACAGCCCTCAAGCTCGGAGAATGGATTATTATACTTCGGTGATGCTGACTGACACCTATGCCAAAGAAATCAGATTGTTTCAGCTAGGTTCGTTTTTTATGGAGCGTTACTTGCAAGCATTTCAGTCTTTACATCAATCTATGCGTCATCTGAGGGGTAAGCAAGCATTTTGGTCGTCTAGCTTAGCTATTTTGAGTGCTTCAGGCAATGGTTTTTCTTTCTACTGGGTGGTACAAAAGGCTTTTAGAGGAGAGTTCAGCCCAGGAAGCGTACTTTTGTTTGTACAGTCATTAACTTACTTCCAGAATAATCTAGAAAGATTTGTCGGTCATTGGGTGGATCTGTTTGAGAATATTCTCTATATGCAGCAGTTTTTCAATTTTCTCGATAGCTCATCCCCAATGCCACTAAGCATACCTGGAGAGAAAATACCAACTCCGATTCGTTCTGGCATTACTTTTGAGAAAGTTGACTTTTCTTATCCAGATGGTCGATTGGCCCTCAAGGATATTTCTGTCACCCTTTACCCTGGACAAACAGTAGCCATAGTAGGAGAAAATGGAGCAGGTAAAACTACTCTAGTCAAGCTATTGACCAGGCTATACGATCCCACAATAGGAAGAATTAGAGTCGATGGTATAGACCTGAGAAATTTAAATTTAGAGCAGTGGCGACAGCAAATTGCTGGAGTTTTTCAAGACTTTGGGCACTATGCGCTGACGCTGGGGGAAAATATCGCTTTAGGAAACTTAGCTGCTCTGGAGCGTCGAGATATTCTCAGATACGCAATTGAAAAAGCCGATATCGTCAAACTAGTCGATCATTTTCCCACAAGGGAGGATACACCACTGGGTAAGCAGTTTGGCGGCACAGAACTTTCTGGAGGACAGTGGCAAAAGTTAGCTCTAGCTCGTGCTTTTGTCCGCCAAGAAGCTCAACTACTACTTTTGGATGAACCGACTGCTGCACTTGACCCGCGCAGCGAGTATGATCTCTATCTTCGCTTTATTGAGCTAGCTGAGGGTAAGACTACCATTTTGATTACCCATAGATTAGCTTCAGTGCGGATGGCTGACCGAATTTTAGTCCTGAAATCTGGGCATTTAATTGAGGATGGTACCCATCAGGAACTTTTGCAGCGTGGGGGCGAATATACCGCGTTGTGGACTATGCAGGCACAACAGTACGGCATTTCTGAATGA
- a CDS encoding TIGR03984 family CRISPR-associated protein: protein MNKPLCILLELPDIFELKEWLELQAKENNLNYVLAHAEDGVIWGRFQDGNLITQTEPIDLFPKCKFAVLRKETLQQCRIFGHKSEVMLWKTDGGFKARLIQDEENTELISEYQILWGTHGEKHQEGFTLLWDGSQGLKHAVPFTKIELEEDRKLKHQVRLTVNHYIDYDDSGVARIYLSRLVGLTSFKEIK from the coding sequence ATGAATAAACCATTATGTATACTTTTGGAACTACCAGATATTTTTGAATTAAAAGAATGGTTAGAATTGCAAGCCAAAGAAAACAATTTAAATTATGTCTTAGCTCATGCTGAAGATGGCGTAATTTGGGGTAGATTCCAAGATGGAAATTTAATTACGCAAACTGAGCCTATCGATTTATTTCCCAAATGTAAGTTTGCAGTTTTGAGAAAAGAAACTTTACAACAATGCCGTATTTTCGGTCACAAGTCAGAAGTAATGCTATGGAAAACTGATGGAGGTTTTAAAGCTCGTCTCATTCAAGATGAAGAAAACACAGAATTAATCTCAGAATATCAAATTCTTTGGGGAACGCATGGAGAGAAGCATCAAGAAGGTTTTACTTTACTATGGGATGGTTCTCAAGGATTGAAACACGCCGTACCTTTTACTAAAATTGAATTAGAAGAAGATAGAAAGCTAAAACATCAAGTTCGTTTAACAGTTAATCATTATATTGATTATGATGATTCAGGTGTAGCTCGAATTTATCTAAGTCGTTTAGTTGGTTTAACTAGTTTTAAGGAAATTAAGTAA
- a CDS encoding Uma2 family endonuclease, translated as MLLTERRADRVVLYNISWQQFENLLLDLGESRAARVAYDDGTLEIMTPLPEHEYYKEIISDIIKDTAEVLELDYECYGSSTWKRELKKAGIEADNCFYFQNEALIRGKLNFDLNQDPPPDLALEIDVTSKSLDRFPIYARLGVPEIWCYDSGEIKIYQLQGEEYLEIETSLVFPNVKIPEIPSLIERYRMVGRRVFRQAIREWARGQMGEEG; from the coding sequence ATGCTGCTAACTGAACGTCGCGCTGACCGGGTAGTTCTTTACAATATCAGTTGGCAACAATTTGAAAATTTATTATTAGATTTAGGTGAAAGTCGTGCCGCTAGGGTAGCTTATGATGATGGCACGTTAGAGATTATGACACCATTACCAGAACATGAATATTACAAAGAAATAATTAGTGATATCATCAAAGATACGGCTGAAGTTTTAGAATTAGATTACGAGTGTTACGGTTCAAGCACTTGGAAACGAGAGTTAAAAAAGGCAGGGATAGAAGCCGATAATTGTTTCTATTTTCAAAATGAAGCTTTAATTCGAGGTAAGTTAAACTTTGATTTAAATCAAGACCCACCTCCTGATTTAGCTTTAGAAATTGATGTCACTAGTAAATCATTAGATCGCTTTCCCATCTATGCGCGTTTAGGTGTGCCGGAAATTTGGTGTTATGACTCTGGGGAAATCAAAATTTACCAGTTACAAGGTGAGGAATATCTCGAAATAGAAACAAGTTTAGTTTTTCCTAATGTGAAAATTCCAGAAATTCCGTCACTAATTGAAAGATATCGCATGGTAGGAAGGCGGGTTTTTCGGCAAGCAATCAGGGAATGGGCCAGGGGACAGATGGGTGAAGAAGGGTAA
- a CDS encoding SagB/ThcOx family dehydrogenase, which yields MHKANEPLELALLYHLNSPVPKSYVKPVAATEMRYLPDAAFLELPLSPRDNPLTELLVRRSSVRSFENTVMPLISLAQLLDAGCGINGVRQIDDHIYEGRNSPSAGGLYPIEIFVSTQGVEGLSAGLYHYEPRGHGLHRVNDATPTDFIEPLLHQDDIANANALFLFTSVFMRTMCKYGARGYRFALLEAGHQAENISLMAVQLGLGSLCIGGFYDMSVNAMLGIDGSHHAALYCVAVGTCKGTDSGVM from the coding sequence ATGCACAAAGCCAACGAACCCCTGGAGTTAGCTCTTCTGTATCATTTGAACTCTCCAGTACCTAAAAGTTATGTAAAACCTGTTGCGGCTACTGAAATGCGGTATCTGCCGGACGCTGCTTTTCTGGAACTTCCGCTTTCCCCACGCGATAATCCCTTGACTGAGCTTTTGGTGCGGCGAAGTTCAGTGCGATCGTTTGAAAATACGGTTATGCCGCTGATTTCATTGGCTCAGCTGCTGGATGCAGGATGCGGAATCAATGGGGTGCGTCAAATAGACGATCACATCTATGAAGGTCGCAACTCCCCCTCTGCGGGTGGACTTTATCCAATTGAGATTTTCGTATCCACTCAAGGGGTAGAAGGTCTATCTGCTGGGTTATATCATTATGAACCACGCGGTCACGGGCTACATCGGGTCAATGATGCCACGCCAACAGACTTTATAGAACCTTTATTGCACCAGGATGACATTGCTAACGCCAATGCTCTGTTTTTGTTCACATCTGTGTTTATGCGAACTATGTGCAAATACGGTGCCCGTGGCTACCGCTTTGCGCTTTTGGAAGCTGGTCATCAAGCTGAAAATATATCTTTAATGGCTGTGCAATTAGGTCTTGGCAGTCTTTGTATAGGTGGATTTTATGATATGAGTGTGAACGCCATGTTGGGCATTGACGGGAGTCATCATGCTGCACTTTACTGTGTTGCAGTCGGTACTTGTAAGGGTACAGATAGCGGTGTGATGTAA